A genomic stretch from Microtus pennsylvanicus isolate mMicPen1 chromosome 11, mMicPen1.hap1, whole genome shotgun sequence includes:
- the Sez6 gene encoding seizure protein 6 homolog isoform X5, translating to MAVPTLHPEDRPSTTPTSRTWTPTQEGPGDMGKPWVPEVMSQTTGLGIEGTIATSTASGDDEETTTTSTIITTTITTVQPPGPCSWNFSGPEGSLDSPTAPSSLSDVGLDCFYYISVYPGYGVEIKVENISLQEGETITVEGLGGPDPLPLANQSFLLRGQVIRSPTHQAALRFQSLPLPLGPGTFHFHYQAYLLSCHFPRRPAYGDVTVTSLHPGGSARFHCATGYQLKGAKFLTCLNATQPFWDSQEPVCIAACGGVIRNATTGRIVSPGFPGNYSNNLTCHWLLEAPESQRLHLHFEKVSLAEDDDRLIIRNGNNVEAPPVYDSYEVEYLPIEGLLSSGRYFFVEFSTDSSGAAAGMALRYEAFQQGHCYEPFVKYGNFSSSAPSYPVGTTVEFSCDPGYTLEQGSIIIECVDLHDPQWNETEPACRAVCSGEITDSAGVVLSPNWPEPYGRGQDCIWGVHVEEDKRIMLDIRVLRIGSGDVLTFYDGDDLTARVLGQYSGPRGHFKLFTSMADVTIQFQSDPGTSALGYQQGFVIHFFEVPRNDTCPELPEIPNGWKSPSQPELVHGTVVTYQCYPGYQVVGSSILMCQWDLSWSEDLPSCQRVTSCHDPGDVEHSRRLISSPKFPVGATVQYICDQGFVLTGSAILTCHDRQAGSPKWSDRAPKCLLEQFKPCHGLSAPENGARSPEKRLHPAGATIHFSCAPGYVLKGQASIKCVPGHPSHWSDPPPICRAASLDGFYNGRSLDVAKAPATSSALDAAHMAAAIFLPLVAMVLLVGGVYLYFSRLQGKSPLQLPRTHPRPYNRITVESAFDNPTYETGSLSFAGDERI from the exons ATGGCAGTGCCCACCCTGCACCCAGAGGATAGACCCAGTACGACACCCACCAGCCGAACATGGACTCCAACCCAGGAGGGTCCCGGAGACATGGGCAAACCTTGGGTTCCAGAGGTCATGTCTCAGACCACAGGGCTTGGTATCGAGGGGACCATTGCCACTTCCACAGCTTCAGGGGATGATGAAgagaccaccaccaccagcaccatcatTACCACTACTATCACCACAGTCCAGCCACCAG gCCCCTGTAGCTGGAATTTCTCAGGCCCAGAGGGCTCTCTGGATTCCCCCACAGCCCCCAGCTCACTCTCTGATGTTGGCCTGGACTGTTTCTACTACATCTCTGTCTATCCTGGCTATGGAGTAGAGATCAAG GTGGAGAACATCAGCCTTCAGGAAGGGGAGACCATAACAGTAGAGGGCCTGGGGGGGCCTGACCCATTACCCCTGGCTAACCAGTCTTTCCTGCTACGGGGCCAAGTCATCCGCAGCCCCACCCACCAAGCGGCCCTGAGGTTTCAGAGCCTTCCACTACCTCTTGGGCCTGGCACTTTCCATTTCCACTACCAAG CCTATCTCCTGAGCTGCCACTTTCCCCGGCGTCCAGCTTATGGAGATGTGACTGTCACCAGCCTCCACCCAGGAGGCAGCGCCCGCTTCCACTGTGCCACTGGTTACCAGCTAAAGGGTGCCAAGTTCCTCACCTGTCTCAATGCCACCCAGCCCTTTTGGGATTCCCAAGAGCCGGTCTGCATTG CTGCTTGTGGCGGAGTGATTCGAAATGCCACCACTGGTCGCATTGTCTCCCCCGGCTTTCCGGGCAACTACAGCAACAACCTCACCTGCCACTGGTTGCTAGAGGCGCCTGAGAGCCAGCGACTACACCTGCATTTTGAAAAGGTCTCCCTGGCAGAAGATGACGACAG GCTCATCATCCGCAACGGGAACAATGTGGAAGCCCCGCCAGTGTACGATTCCTACGAGGTGGAGTACCTGCCCATTGAAGGCCTGCTCAGCTCCGGCAGATACTTCTTTGTGGAGTTCAGTACTGATAGCAGCGGGGCGGCGGCAGGCATGGCCCTGCGCTATGAGG CCTTTCAGCAGGGCCACTGCTATGAGCCCTTTGTCAAATATGGCAACTTCAGCAGCAGCGCCCCCTCCTATCCTGTGGGTACCACCGTGGAGTTCAGCTGTGACCCTGGCTACACCCTGGAGCAGGGTTCCATCATCATCGAGTGTGTTGACCTCCACGACCCCCAGTGGAATGAGACAGAGCCAGCCTGCCGAG CCGTGTGCAGCGGGGAGATCACAGACTCGGCAGGCGTGGTGCTCTCTCCAAACTGGCCGGAGCCGTATGGCCGAGGGCAGGACTGCATCtggggtgtgcatgtggaggaggACAAGCGCATCATGCTGGACATCCGAGT GCTGCGCATAGGCTCTGGGGACGTACTGACCTTCTACGATGGGGATGACCTGACGGCCCGGGTCCTGGGCCAGTACTCAGGGCCCCGTGGCCACTTCAAGCTCTTTACCTCCATGGCTGATGTCACCATCCAGTTCCAGTCAGACCCTGGGACTTCGGCGCTGGGCTACCAGCAGGGATTTGTCATCCACTTCTTTG AGGTGCCTCGCAATGACACATGTCCGGAGCTACCTGAGATCCCCAATGGCTGGAAGAGCCCATCACAGCCTGAGCTGGTGCATGGTACAGTGGTCACCTACCAGTGCTACCCTGGCTACCAGGTAGTAGGATCCAGTATTCTCATGTGCCAGTGGGACCTGAGCTGGAGTGAGGATCTGCCCTCATGCCAGAGGG TGACATCCTGCCATGACCCAGGGGATGTGGAACACAGTCGACGCCTCATATCCAGCCCCAAGTTTCCTGTGGGGGCAACTGTGCAGTATATCTGTGACCAGGGTTTTGTGCTGACGGGGAGTGCCATCCTCACCTGCCATGATCGTCAGGCTGGCAGCCCCAAGTGGAGCGACAGGGCCCCCAAATGTCTCT TGGAACAGTTCAAGCCATGCCATGGTCTCAGTGCCCCTGAGAACGGTGCTCGCAGTCCTGAGAAGCGGCTTCACCCAGCAGGGGCCACCATCCACTTCTCCTGTGCCCCTGGCTATGTGCTGAAGGGCCAGGCCAGCATCAAATGTGTGCCTGGACACCCCTCGCATTGGAGTGATCCCCCACCCATCTGTAGGGCTG CCTCTCTGGATGGGTTCTACAACGGCCGTAGCCTGGATG TTGCTAAGGCACCTGCCACCTCCAGTGCCCTGGATgctgcccacatggcagctgccATCTTCCTACCACTGGTGGCCATGGTGCTGCTGGTGGGAGGCGTGTACCTCTACTTCTCCAG GCTCCAGGGGAAAAGTCCCCTGCAACTTCCCCGAACTCATCCTCGCCCCTATAACCGCATCACGGTGGAGTCAGCGTTTGACAACCCAACTTATGAGACTGGA TCTCTTTCCTTTGCAGGAGACGAGAGAATATGA
- the Sez6 gene encoding seizure protein 6 homolog isoform X3, whose product MHPAVLLLLPSLLALLAHGLSSEAPVAGEGQATGVKEMDGELTAAPTPEQPDPGVHFVTTAPTLKLLNHHPLLEEFLQEGLERSEEAPRPALPFQPDPPTPVTSSPLPRLTNQDNRPVFTSPTPAVAAAPTQPHPREKPWNPESEAPELLITSPLPPGPSMAVPTLHPEDRPSTTPTSRTWTPTQEGPGDMGKPWVPEVMSQTTGLGIEGTIATSTASGDDEETTTTSTIITTTITTVQPPGPCSWNFSGPEGSLDSPTAPSSLSDVGLDCFYYISVYPGYGVEIKVENISLQEGETITVEGLGGPDPLPLANQSFLLRGQVIRSPTHQAALRFQSLPLPLGPGTFHFHYQAYLLSCHFPRRPAYGDVTVTSLHPGGSARFHCATGYQLKGAKFLTCLNATQPFWDSQEPVCIAACGGVIRNATTGRIVSPGFPGNYSNNLTCHWLLEAPESQRLHLHFEKVSLAEDDDRLIIRNGNNVEAPPVYDSYEVEYLPIEGLLSSGRYFFVEFSTDSSGAAAGMALRYEAFQQGHCYEPFVKYGNFSSSAPSYPVGTTVEFSCDPGYTLEQGSIIIECVDLHDPQWNETEPACRAVCSGEITDSAGVVLSPNWPEPYGRGQDCIWGVHVEEDKRIMLDIRVLRIGSGDVLTFYDGDDLTARVLGQYSGPRGHFKLFTSMADVTIQFQSDPGTSALGYQQGFVIHFFEVPRNDTCPELPEIPNGWKSPSQPELVHGTVVTYQCYPGYQVVGSSILMCQWDLSWSEDLPSCQRVTSCHDPGDVEHSRRLISSPKFPVGATVQYICDQGFVLTGSAILTCHDRQAGSPKWSDRAPKCLLEQFKPCHGLSAPENGARSPEKRLHPAGATIHFSCAPGYVLKGQASIKCVPGHPSHWSDPPPICRAVAKAPATSSALDAAHMAAAIFLPLVAMVLLVGGVYLYFSRLQGKSPLQLPRTHPRPYNRITVESAFDNPTYETGSLSFAGDERI is encoded by the exons gacTCTCCTCAGAGGCTCCAGTCGCGGGGGAAGGTCAGGCCACAGGCGTCAAGGAGATGGATGGGGAGCTGACCGCAGCCCCAACACCCGAGCAGCCAGACCCAGGCGTCCACTTTGTCACCACAGCTCCCACCCTCAAGCTGCTCAACCACCACCCACTTCTGGAGGAATTCCTTCAGGAGGGACTAGAAAGGAGCGAGGAAGCACCGAGGCCGGCGCTGCCCTTCCAGCCTGATCCACCCACACCTGTCACTTCAAGCCCTCTTCCCCGCCTGACCAACCAGGACAACCGCCCAGTTTTTACCAGTCCGACTCCAGCTGTGGCTGCAGCAcccacccagccccaccccagggAGAAGCCTTGGAACCCAGAGTCAGAGGCCCCTGAGCTTCTTATCACATCTCCTCTACCTCCAGGGCCCAGTATGGCAGTGCCCACCCTGCACCCAGAGGATAGACCCAGTACGACACCCACCAGCCGAACATGGACTCCAACCCAGGAGGGTCCCGGAGACATGGGCAAACCTTGGGTTCCAGAGGTCATGTCTCAGACCACAGGGCTTGGTATCGAGGGGACCATTGCCACTTCCACAGCTTCAGGGGATGATGAAgagaccaccaccaccagcaccatcatTACCACTACTATCACCACAGTCCAGCCACCAG gCCCCTGTAGCTGGAATTTCTCAGGCCCAGAGGGCTCTCTGGATTCCCCCACAGCCCCCAGCTCACTCTCTGATGTTGGCCTGGACTGTTTCTACTACATCTCTGTCTATCCTGGCTATGGAGTAGAGATCAAG GTGGAGAACATCAGCCTTCAGGAAGGGGAGACCATAACAGTAGAGGGCCTGGGGGGGCCTGACCCATTACCCCTGGCTAACCAGTCTTTCCTGCTACGGGGCCAAGTCATCCGCAGCCCCACCCACCAAGCGGCCCTGAGGTTTCAGAGCCTTCCACTACCTCTTGGGCCTGGCACTTTCCATTTCCACTACCAAG CCTATCTCCTGAGCTGCCACTTTCCCCGGCGTCCAGCTTATGGAGATGTGACTGTCACCAGCCTCCACCCAGGAGGCAGCGCCCGCTTCCACTGTGCCACTGGTTACCAGCTAAAGGGTGCCAAGTTCCTCACCTGTCTCAATGCCACCCAGCCCTTTTGGGATTCCCAAGAGCCGGTCTGCATTG CTGCTTGTGGCGGAGTGATTCGAAATGCCACCACTGGTCGCATTGTCTCCCCCGGCTTTCCGGGCAACTACAGCAACAACCTCACCTGCCACTGGTTGCTAGAGGCGCCTGAGAGCCAGCGACTACACCTGCATTTTGAAAAGGTCTCCCTGGCAGAAGATGACGACAG GCTCATCATCCGCAACGGGAACAATGTGGAAGCCCCGCCAGTGTACGATTCCTACGAGGTGGAGTACCTGCCCATTGAAGGCCTGCTCAGCTCCGGCAGATACTTCTTTGTGGAGTTCAGTACTGATAGCAGCGGGGCGGCGGCAGGCATGGCCCTGCGCTATGAGG CCTTTCAGCAGGGCCACTGCTATGAGCCCTTTGTCAAATATGGCAACTTCAGCAGCAGCGCCCCCTCCTATCCTGTGGGTACCACCGTGGAGTTCAGCTGTGACCCTGGCTACACCCTGGAGCAGGGTTCCATCATCATCGAGTGTGTTGACCTCCACGACCCCCAGTGGAATGAGACAGAGCCAGCCTGCCGAG CCGTGTGCAGCGGGGAGATCACAGACTCGGCAGGCGTGGTGCTCTCTCCAAACTGGCCGGAGCCGTATGGCCGAGGGCAGGACTGCATCtggggtgtgcatgtggaggaggACAAGCGCATCATGCTGGACATCCGAGT GCTGCGCATAGGCTCTGGGGACGTACTGACCTTCTACGATGGGGATGACCTGACGGCCCGGGTCCTGGGCCAGTACTCAGGGCCCCGTGGCCACTTCAAGCTCTTTACCTCCATGGCTGATGTCACCATCCAGTTCCAGTCAGACCCTGGGACTTCGGCGCTGGGCTACCAGCAGGGATTTGTCATCCACTTCTTTG AGGTGCCTCGCAATGACACATGTCCGGAGCTACCTGAGATCCCCAATGGCTGGAAGAGCCCATCACAGCCTGAGCTGGTGCATGGTACAGTGGTCACCTACCAGTGCTACCCTGGCTACCAGGTAGTAGGATCCAGTATTCTCATGTGCCAGTGGGACCTGAGCTGGAGTGAGGATCTGCCCTCATGCCAGAGGG TGACATCCTGCCATGACCCAGGGGATGTGGAACACAGTCGACGCCTCATATCCAGCCCCAAGTTTCCTGTGGGGGCAACTGTGCAGTATATCTGTGACCAGGGTTTTGTGCTGACGGGGAGTGCCATCCTCACCTGCCATGATCGTCAGGCTGGCAGCCCCAAGTGGAGCGACAGGGCCCCCAAATGTCTCT TGGAACAGTTCAAGCCATGCCATGGTCTCAGTGCCCCTGAGAACGGTGCTCGCAGTCCTGAGAAGCGGCTTCACCCAGCAGGGGCCACCATCCACTTCTCCTGTGCCCCTGGCTATGTGCTGAAGGGCCAGGCCAGCATCAAATGTGTGCCTGGACACCCCTCGCATTGGAGTGATCCCCCACCCATCTGTAGGGCTG TTGCTAAGGCACCTGCCACCTCCAGTGCCCTGGATgctgcccacatggcagctgccATCTTCCTACCACTGGTGGCCATGGTGCTGCTGGTGGGAGGCGTGTACCTCTACTTCTCCAG GCTCCAGGGGAAAAGTCCCCTGCAACTTCCCCGAACTCATCCTCGCCCCTATAACCGCATCACGGTGGAGTCAGCGTTTGACAACCCAACTTATGAGACTGGA TCTCTTTCCTTTGCAGGAGACGAGAGAATATGA
- the Sez6 gene encoding seizure protein 6 homolog isoform X1: MHPAVLLLLPSLLALLAHGLSSEAPVAGEGQATGVKEMDGELTAAPTPEQPDPGVHFVTTAPTLKLLNHHPLLEEFLQEGLERSEEAPRPALPFQPDPPTPVTSSPLPRLTNQDNRPVFTSPTPAVAAAPTQPHPREKPWNPESEAPELLITSPLPPGPSMAVPTLHPEDRPSTTPTSRTWTPTQEGPGDMGKPWVPEVMSQTTGLGIEGTIATSTASGDDEETTTTSTIITTTITTVQPPGPCSWNFSGPEGSLDSPTAPSSLSDVGLDCFYYISVYPGYGVEIKVENISLQEGETITVEGLGGPDPLPLANQSFLLRGQVIRSPTHQAALRFQSLPLPLGPGTFHFHYQAYLLSCHFPRRPAYGDVTVTSLHPGGSARFHCATGYQLKGAKFLTCLNATQPFWDSQEPVCIAACGGVIRNATTGRIVSPGFPGNYSNNLTCHWLLEAPESQRLHLHFEKVSLAEDDDRLIIRNGNNVEAPPVYDSYEVEYLPIEGLLSSGRYFFVEFSTDSSGAAAGMALRYEAFQQGHCYEPFVKYGNFSSSAPSYPVGTTVEFSCDPGYTLEQGSIIIECVDLHDPQWNETEPACRAVCSGEITDSAGVVLSPNWPEPYGRGQDCIWGVHVEEDKRIMLDIRVLRIGSGDVLTFYDGDDLTARVLGQYSGPRGHFKLFTSMADVTIQFQSDPGTSALGYQQGFVIHFFEVPRNDTCPELPEIPNGWKSPSQPELVHGTVVTYQCYPGYQVVGSSILMCQWDLSWSEDLPSCQRVTSCHDPGDVEHSRRLISSPKFPVGATVQYICDQGFVLTGSAILTCHDRQAGSPKWSDRAPKCLLEQFKPCHGLSAPENGARSPEKRLHPAGATIHFSCAPGYVLKGQASIKCVPGHPSHWSDPPPICRAASLDGFYNGRSLDVAKAPATSSALDAAHMAAAIFLPLVAMVLLVGGVYLYFSRLQGKSPLQLPRTHPRPYNRITVESAFDNPTYETGSLSFAGDERI; the protein is encoded by the exons gacTCTCCTCAGAGGCTCCAGTCGCGGGGGAAGGTCAGGCCACAGGCGTCAAGGAGATGGATGGGGAGCTGACCGCAGCCCCAACACCCGAGCAGCCAGACCCAGGCGTCCACTTTGTCACCACAGCTCCCACCCTCAAGCTGCTCAACCACCACCCACTTCTGGAGGAATTCCTTCAGGAGGGACTAGAAAGGAGCGAGGAAGCACCGAGGCCGGCGCTGCCCTTCCAGCCTGATCCACCCACACCTGTCACTTCAAGCCCTCTTCCCCGCCTGACCAACCAGGACAACCGCCCAGTTTTTACCAGTCCGACTCCAGCTGTGGCTGCAGCAcccacccagccccaccccagggAGAAGCCTTGGAACCCAGAGTCAGAGGCCCCTGAGCTTCTTATCACATCTCCTCTACCTCCAGGGCCCAGTATGGCAGTGCCCACCCTGCACCCAGAGGATAGACCCAGTACGACACCCACCAGCCGAACATGGACTCCAACCCAGGAGGGTCCCGGAGACATGGGCAAACCTTGGGTTCCAGAGGTCATGTCTCAGACCACAGGGCTTGGTATCGAGGGGACCATTGCCACTTCCACAGCTTCAGGGGATGATGAAgagaccaccaccaccagcaccatcatTACCACTACTATCACCACAGTCCAGCCACCAG gCCCCTGTAGCTGGAATTTCTCAGGCCCAGAGGGCTCTCTGGATTCCCCCACAGCCCCCAGCTCACTCTCTGATGTTGGCCTGGACTGTTTCTACTACATCTCTGTCTATCCTGGCTATGGAGTAGAGATCAAG GTGGAGAACATCAGCCTTCAGGAAGGGGAGACCATAACAGTAGAGGGCCTGGGGGGGCCTGACCCATTACCCCTGGCTAACCAGTCTTTCCTGCTACGGGGCCAAGTCATCCGCAGCCCCACCCACCAAGCGGCCCTGAGGTTTCAGAGCCTTCCACTACCTCTTGGGCCTGGCACTTTCCATTTCCACTACCAAG CCTATCTCCTGAGCTGCCACTTTCCCCGGCGTCCAGCTTATGGAGATGTGACTGTCACCAGCCTCCACCCAGGAGGCAGCGCCCGCTTCCACTGTGCCACTGGTTACCAGCTAAAGGGTGCCAAGTTCCTCACCTGTCTCAATGCCACCCAGCCCTTTTGGGATTCCCAAGAGCCGGTCTGCATTG CTGCTTGTGGCGGAGTGATTCGAAATGCCACCACTGGTCGCATTGTCTCCCCCGGCTTTCCGGGCAACTACAGCAACAACCTCACCTGCCACTGGTTGCTAGAGGCGCCTGAGAGCCAGCGACTACACCTGCATTTTGAAAAGGTCTCCCTGGCAGAAGATGACGACAG GCTCATCATCCGCAACGGGAACAATGTGGAAGCCCCGCCAGTGTACGATTCCTACGAGGTGGAGTACCTGCCCATTGAAGGCCTGCTCAGCTCCGGCAGATACTTCTTTGTGGAGTTCAGTACTGATAGCAGCGGGGCGGCGGCAGGCATGGCCCTGCGCTATGAGG CCTTTCAGCAGGGCCACTGCTATGAGCCCTTTGTCAAATATGGCAACTTCAGCAGCAGCGCCCCCTCCTATCCTGTGGGTACCACCGTGGAGTTCAGCTGTGACCCTGGCTACACCCTGGAGCAGGGTTCCATCATCATCGAGTGTGTTGACCTCCACGACCCCCAGTGGAATGAGACAGAGCCAGCCTGCCGAG CCGTGTGCAGCGGGGAGATCACAGACTCGGCAGGCGTGGTGCTCTCTCCAAACTGGCCGGAGCCGTATGGCCGAGGGCAGGACTGCATCtggggtgtgcatgtggaggaggACAAGCGCATCATGCTGGACATCCGAGT GCTGCGCATAGGCTCTGGGGACGTACTGACCTTCTACGATGGGGATGACCTGACGGCCCGGGTCCTGGGCCAGTACTCAGGGCCCCGTGGCCACTTCAAGCTCTTTACCTCCATGGCTGATGTCACCATCCAGTTCCAGTCAGACCCTGGGACTTCGGCGCTGGGCTACCAGCAGGGATTTGTCATCCACTTCTTTG AGGTGCCTCGCAATGACACATGTCCGGAGCTACCTGAGATCCCCAATGGCTGGAAGAGCCCATCACAGCCTGAGCTGGTGCATGGTACAGTGGTCACCTACCAGTGCTACCCTGGCTACCAGGTAGTAGGATCCAGTATTCTCATGTGCCAGTGGGACCTGAGCTGGAGTGAGGATCTGCCCTCATGCCAGAGGG TGACATCCTGCCATGACCCAGGGGATGTGGAACACAGTCGACGCCTCATATCCAGCCCCAAGTTTCCTGTGGGGGCAACTGTGCAGTATATCTGTGACCAGGGTTTTGTGCTGACGGGGAGTGCCATCCTCACCTGCCATGATCGTCAGGCTGGCAGCCCCAAGTGGAGCGACAGGGCCCCCAAATGTCTCT TGGAACAGTTCAAGCCATGCCATGGTCTCAGTGCCCCTGAGAACGGTGCTCGCAGTCCTGAGAAGCGGCTTCACCCAGCAGGGGCCACCATCCACTTCTCCTGTGCCCCTGGCTATGTGCTGAAGGGCCAGGCCAGCATCAAATGTGTGCCTGGACACCCCTCGCATTGGAGTGATCCCCCACCCATCTGTAGGGCTG CCTCTCTGGATGGGTTCTACAACGGCCGTAGCCTGGATG TTGCTAAGGCACCTGCCACCTCCAGTGCCCTGGATgctgcccacatggcagctgccATCTTCCTACCACTGGTGGCCATGGTGCTGCTGGTGGGAGGCGTGTACCTCTACTTCTCCAG GCTCCAGGGGAAAAGTCCCCTGCAACTTCCCCGAACTCATCCTCGCCCCTATAACCGCATCACGGTGGAGTCAGCGTTTGACAACCCAACTTATGAGACTGGA TCTCTTTCCTTTGCAGGAGACGAGAGAATATGA